A DNA window from Setaria viridis chromosome 2, Setaria_viridis_v4.0, whole genome shotgun sequence contains the following coding sequences:
- the LOC117842002 gene encoding protein DCL homolog, chloroplastic, with product MALAAALARAATLLLRGGGGVPPAASAAAVPGISLRIHRQLCGLSTVDEPAAAGEADPWEEAEAEILRDVEPVVELVKDILHSRRYENGGFLSPTEEKVVVEKVLSHHPCVDEKIGCGLDGIMVDRHPEFRQSRCLFVVRTNGDWVDFSYRKCLQAYIKEKYPSHADRFLQKHLVNRSSEPFRVQK from the exons ATGGCCTTGGCCGCCGCCCTTGCCCGGGCCGCcacgctcctcctccgcgggggcgggggcgtcccgcctgccgcctccgccgccgccgtgccgggaATCTCGCTCCGCATCCACCGCCAACTCTGCGGCCTCTCCACCGTCGACGAGCCCGCCGCTGCGGGGGAAGCCGATCCGTgggaggaggccgaggcggagatcctccgcGACGTCGAGCCCGTCGTGGAGCTCGTCAAGGACATCCTCCACTCCCGCAG GTATGAAAATGGTGGATTTCTAAGCCCAACTGAAGAAAAGGTTGTAGTAGAAAAGGTTCTTTCCCATCATCCTTGTGTAGATGAGAAGATTGGTTGTGGGCTTGATGGTATAATG GTTGACAGGCACCCTGAGTTCAGGCAATCAAGGTGCCTCTTTGTTGTTAGAACAAACGGCGATTGGGTGGATTTCTCATACCGCAAGTGTCTCCAGGCatacatcaaagagaagtatcCATCTCATGCAGACAGGTTTCTGCAGAAACATCTTGTTAATAGGAGCTCAGAACCTTTTCGTGTTCAGAAGTAG